A region of the Candidatus Cloacimonadota bacterium genome:
TTCAAGCGTGATGAGATCGAGGCATATGCAGAGAAGCATAAGATACAATTTTCTCCGGATTCCTCAAATGACGAGCTTGATTACGACCGCAATAAAATAAGACATCTCATCCTGCCGGTGATTCAGGAGCAGTTCAACCCGACTGTCATCAATAAGATCTATGACAGCTCCCACATCTTCCAGAAAACAGACACATTTCTACAGACCTACAGCAAAGATATTTTCAGGGATGTTGTCTTACAGCATGACGATGAATACGTCGTACTCCTCGACAAGCTCAGACAAAGCGAAGTTCTCTATTTTTATGTGTTCAGAAGAGTTTTCGGGCTCTTGACCGGTTCTGAGTCAGATTTCTACTCATCACATCTGTCGGAAATCTATGAACTCCTGCGAAGATCGGGCGGAAAATTCATACACCTACCTCACAATGTATATGTGATCAAAAATGCCAATACATTGATCTTCAAAACATCCCCTCCTGACTATACAGCTTCCGCTTATTCCAGGGAAATCAATCATTATACGCGCCAGATCCTTTTCGATGACTATTATATCACACAATCAGAAATAAAGGTCATGCCGATCCACGGCTTTAATTATAATGAGAAAGATACCTGCTACATCGATTTTGATAAAGTAACATTCCCGCTTATTGCACGATATCGAAGACCGGGTGACAGCTTCTTCCCGCTTGGTATGCAGAATCCTAAAACGTTGAAAAAGTTCTTCATCGATAAAAAAGTGCCCCGTCTCGAGCGCAAGAAAAAGATCATTATCCAGGATCAAAAGAAAATCATCTGGATTGCAGGAATGCGGATCAGCGAATCGGTTAAGATCACATCTCGAACAACCCACGTGCTTAGGATCAAGATCATGAAAAAACTCGAGGACTATCGCAGAGCGCGCCGCTTGTGAAATAATGTTTTACCAAACAACGCTTTTGAATATATTATACCTATATGAATTTTAACCAAATTTACCAAAAGGAAATCGTATGCATAAAGATGTAGAAAAAATCCTCTATTCTGAGCAAGATATCAAGGAGAAGGTAAAAGAACTTGGTGAGCAGATCTCACGGGATTATAAAGGCAAGAATCCTATCCTTATCAGCATCCTCAAGGGCGGAGTCGTCTTTATGGCGGATATCATGCGCGCACTCACTATTCCTATTGAGATCGAGTTCATGGGTGTGGCAAGTTACGGCAATTCGACCAAAAGTTCCGGAGTCGTGCAGATCACGAAAGACTGTAATATAGACATATACGGACGTCATGTTCTCATTATAGAAGACATTGTCGATACGGGTTTATCGCTCAATTACATCACCAGATATCTGCAGGGAAAAAGTCCCAAATCCCTTAAGATGTGCGTGCTTCTGGATAAGGTCGATTCCCATGAGCCGGATATCGAGATGGCATACAAAGCTTTTGATGTACCGAACGAATTCATCGTAGGATACGGATTGGACTATGACGAAAAATATAGGAATCTTCCCTATATTGGAATTTTGAAAAAGGAGATCTATCAATAAATGGCAAATCAAACACCTCCGGGAGATAAAAATCAACCTCCCAAAAATAAATTACCTGTAAAAACCCCAAAAGGAAGCTCTCTCCTCGTCTGGCTCATCGTGATCCTCGCAGTGGTCGCTTTCTTCCAACTCTTTTCTGGTGGAGGAGGTGGATCGACTGAGCCATCGTATACACAGTTCGTTCGTGATCTGGATTCAGGTCAGATAACAAAGATCGTTTTCAGCGGAAAAGATATAACCTATTTTCTTGGCAACACAAAAAAAGAAACAAATATTCCTTTTGATGATCCCGACCTTGTTCAGCGCATTGCAAATGAACATAAGGATATAGAAATCATATCCAAAAAACCCTCGATCTTTACAACGCTTCTTTCTTACTGGCTACCCTTCATCGTTTTCATCGTATTCTGGATATTCATTATGCGGTCAATGCAAGGTGGTGCAGGCAAGGCATTTAGCTTTGGCAAAAGCAGGGCTAAGATGTTCACCGGCAGCCGCTCGAACAAGACCTTTAAAGATGTAGCTGGCGTTGATGAAGCAAAGGAAGAACTCGAAGAGATCATCCAGTTCCTGAAAGATCCGAAGAAATTTCAGAGATTGGGCGGCAGGATCCCAAAGGGAGTTATCCTTCTTGGACCTCCCGGAACAGGAAAAACCTTGCTTGCAAAAGCAGTAGCTGGTGAAGCAAAAGTCCCGTTCTTCAGCATCAGCGGATCTGATTTTGTAGAGATGTTCGTTGGTGTGGGTGCTTCTCGTGTACGTGACCTGTTTGAACAGGGTAAGAAAAATTCTCCATGTATTATCTTTATCGATGAGCTCGATGCAGTTGGTCGCCATAGAGGTGCAGGGCTTGGCGGTGGTCATGACGAGCGCGAGCAGACACTCAACCAGCTTCTCGTGGAAATGGACGGATTTGAGGATAATGAAAGCGTGATCATCATTGCAGCTACGAATAGACCCGATATTCTCGACCCGGCATTGCTTCGACCTGGACGTTTCGACAGACAGGTTGTCGTGGACAGACCTGATGTGAAAGGTCGTGAAGGCATCCTGAAAGTGCATGTTAAGAAAGTCCCACTTGCAAAAGATGTTGATCTATCCGTCATAGCAAAAAGCACTCCTGGTTTTTCCGGTGCAGATCTTGAAAACCTTGTGA
Encoded here:
- the tilS gene encoding tRNA lysidine(34) synthetase TilS; the encoded protein is MNNRKNLVIRLKQFIHHEDLIEQGDKLLIGVSGGIDSTVLLYLLKKITAEFKLTTLAAHINYNLRGDESKENERFVKDLCYKWGIPLIVHNVTIADNVNVENTARKIRYGIFRDLLKKYNFHKIVVGHNMNDQAETFLMHLFRGSGFTGLKGMLPKGRDIIRPLLGFKRDEIEAYAEKHKIQFSPDSSNDELDYDRNKIRHLILPVIQEQFNPTVINKIYDSSHIFQKTDTFLQTYSKDIFRDVVLQHDDEYVVLLDKLRQSEVLYFYVFRRVFGLLTGSESDFYSSHLSEIYELLRRSGGKFIHLPHNVYVIKNANTLIFKTSPPDYTASAYSREINHYTRQILFDDYYITQSEIKVMPIHGFNYNEKDTCYIDFDKVTFPLIARYRRPGDSFFPLGMQNPKTLKKFFIDKKVPRLERKKKIIIQDQKKIIWIAGMRISESVKITSRTTHVLRIKIMKKLEDYRRARRL
- the hpt gene encoding hypoxanthine phosphoribosyltransferase, giving the protein MHKDVEKILYSEQDIKEKVKELGEQISRDYKGKNPILISILKGGVVFMADIMRALTIPIEIEFMGVASYGNSTKSSGVVQITKDCNIDIYGRHVLIIEDIVDTGLSLNYITRYLQGKSPKSLKMCVLLDKVDSHEPDIEMAYKAFDVPNEFIVGYGLDYDEKYRNLPYIGILKKEIYQ